From Canis lupus familiaris isolate Mischka breed German Shepherd chromosome 16, alternate assembly UU_Cfam_GSD_1.0, whole genome shotgun sequence, one genomic window encodes:
- the LOC475563 gene encoding ubiquitin-conjugating enzyme E2 E1-like, which translates to MSDDDSRASTSSSSPSSSNQQTKKETNTPKKKESKVSMSKNSKLLSTRAKSAGPKGDNIYEWRSTILGPPGSVYEGGVFFLDITFTPEYPFKPPKVTFRTRISHCNINRQGVIWLDILKDNWSPALTIFKVLLSICSLLTDCNPADPLVGSIATQYMTNRAEYDRMVRQWTKRYAT; encoded by the exons ATGTCGGATGACGATTCAAGGGCCAGCACCAGCTCCTCCTCACCTTCGTCCTCCAACcagcaaaccaagaaagaaacaaacacccCCAAGAAGAAGGAGAGTAAAGTCAGCATGAGCAAAAACTCCAAACTTCTCTCTACCAGAGCCAAGAGTGCTGGTCCCAAGGGCGATAACATCTATGAATGGAGATCAACCAttctggggcctccaggatccgTGTATGAGGGTGGTGTATTCTTCCTTGATATCACTTTTACACCAGAATACCCCTTCAAGCCTCCAAAGGTTACATTTCGGACAAGGATCTCTCACTGTAATATTAACCGTCAAGGAGTTATTTGGTTGgatatattaaaagataattggAGTCCAGCACTaaccatttttaaagttctccttTCTATCTGCTCCCTTCTTACAGACTGTAATCCTG ctgaCCCTTTGGTGGGAAGTATTGCCACTCAGTATATGACCAACAGAGCAGAATATGACAGAATGGTCAGACAGTGGACCAAGAGATATGCCACATAA